The genomic interval CTGCCGCTTGACCCGCAGGCGGGCGAGGGCGCGCGCTTCACCGGGCCGTTCGCGGCGGCGTGGTATCTTGTGTTCGTGCTGCCCCTGTTCCTGTTCACGCCGGATTTGCGCGGGTCGCGGCGTTCGCTCTCGGCGGCGGCGCGTGGCGGTTGGCGCGAGTTCGCCCAGACCGTCCGAAACGTCTGGCAATACAAGCATGTTGTGCGCTTCCTGTTTGCGCGGCTGCTCTACACGGATGGCCTGACGGCGATCTTCTCGTTCGGCGGGATTTATGCAGTGTCGGTTTTCGGCTGGGGCTCGGCCACGCTGGGGCTGTTCGGCATTGTGCTCGCCGCCACGGCGGGCATCGGTGCGGCGCTCGGCGGCGTGCTGGATGACCGGGTCGGCGCAAAACCCGTGATCCTCGCTGCTCTGCTGTTGCTCATTACTGGCGCGGTCGGTGCGCTGTCGATCGACCGCGACTCCGTGCTGTTTGTCGTGCCGATCCCGAACGGCCCGGAGTTGGGGGGCTTGGCCAGCTTCGCGGAGCAGGCCTATCTCGGCTTCGCTATCCTTATCGGGCTTGCGGCCGGGCCGCTGCAGTCGGCGAGTCGCAGTTTCATGGCGCGCATCGCGCCGCCGGACAAGTCGGGTGAGTTCTTCGGATTATTCGCGTTTTCCGGCAAGATCACCGCTTTCGCGGCACCGCTTCTGGTCGCGGGCGTGACGGCACTCAGCGACAGTCAGCGGATAGGCATCGCCAGTATCGGCGTGTTCCTTGTCGCCGGGTTTATCGCCATGCTTTGGGTCAAGCCCGCCCCGCTCAGTGGCGGAAGTGGCGCATCCCGGTGAACACCATCGCCAGGTCGTGCTCGTCAGCCGCCGCGATCACCTCGTCGTCGCGCTGCGCCCCGCCTGGCTGGATGACCGCCGTTGCCCCGGCCTTGGCCGTCTCCAGCAGGCCGTCCGGGAAGGGGAAGAAGGCATCTGACGCGGCCACCATCCCCTGTGGCATTTCCGCGGGTTTCGGTTTTTCGTCATCGAGACCGGACTCGCGCTTGGCGCGCGCCGATTCCTCTGCCTTGTGCGCGGCGATGCGTGCGGAATCCACGCGGCTCATCTGTCCCGCCCCGATGCCGACCGTTGCGCCGTCGCGCGCATACACGATGGCGTTCGACTTGACGTGCTTGCAGACGCGGAAGGCGAAGATCAGGTCGTCCAACTCCCGTTCAGTCGGAGCGCGTCTGGTCACCACGCGGACATCGTCCCGCCCAATGCGCCCGTTGTCGCGCGTCTGGACCAGCAGCCCGCCCGCGACGCTGCGCAGATGCAGGCCCTGGGCTGACGGGTCGGGCAGGCCTCCGGCGAGCAGAAGACGCACGTTTTTCTTCTGCGCGATGATGTCGAGCGCTTCTGGATCCGCGTCGGGCGCGATGATGACCTCGGTGAAAATCTCGATCATCTTTGCCGCGGCTTCGGCGTCGAGCGTGCGGTTCGCCGCGATGATGCCGCCGAACGCGCTGACCCGGTCGCTCATCAGCGCCTTGTCATAGGCTTCGGCCAGCGTGTCGCCCAGCGCGACGCCGCAGGGGTTGGCGTGCTTGATGATGGCCACGGCCGCACTTGCGGAGGGGTCGAATTCAGCGACAAGCTCATAGGCCGCGTCGGTGTCGTTGATGTTGTTGTAGCTCAGCTCCTTGCCTTGCACCTGCCGGGCGGTCGCCACGCCGGGGCGCGCAGGGGAAGTGCCGCCTACATAGAATGCAGCTTTCTGGTGGGCGTTCTCGCCGTAGCGCAGCGTCTGCTTGAGTTCGCCCGAAAAACTGCGCCATTTCGGCGCCGTCTCGCCGAGCTGATCGGCGAACCAGGTGCTGACAGCAGCGTCATAGGCAGCGGTGCGTGCGTAGGCCTTCGCCGCCAGCGCGCGGCGCGTCCCCGCGCGGACATGCCCGTGCTGGCGCATCTCGTCCAGCACAAGCGGATAGTCGGCCGGATCGACGACGACGGTGACATGCGCGTGGTTCTTCGCCGCCGCCCGGATCATCGCTGGCCCGCCAATATCAATGTTCTCGATGCAGGTGGCGAAGTCCGCGCCCTGCGCGACCGTCTGCGCGAATGGGTAGAGGTTGACCACAAGCAGGTCGATGGGCGCGATGTCGTGCTGGTCCATCGCTTGGGCGTGCTGGGGATTATCTCGCGTTCCCAGCAGGCCGCCGTGAACCTTCGGGTGCAGCGTCTTGACGCGGCCATCCATGATCTCGGGGAAGCCGGTCACCTCGGAGATGTCATGGACGATCAGGTTCTCCTCCCGCAGCAGCGAGGCGGTGCCGCCAGTCGAAATCAACTCGACGCGCAGGCCGGCCAGCTCGCAGGCGAAGTCGACCACCCCCGTCTTGTCGGAGACAGAAATCAGGGCACGGCGGATAACGGGTTCTGTGTCAGGCATATGCGGTCCCAGCGTTGGCTGAGGTCCGTCGCCGGGCCGCTCACCTCACTCGAAGGGGCTGGGCTTGGCCGGCGCGGACTTGGTTCTCTGGAAGCTCCATTCCACGTTGGGCGGCGGATAGCAAGGCCCTGTCAACACGATTTGCAGGCAGCGCCGGCGGAAAATCGGGTCGGCCAGGAAAATGCTTTCCTCGATTTCCAGCGTCGCACCGTTGGCCTTGAACTGCCAGCGCTCGCCATTCGGCAGCATCAGCGCAGCGCCGCGTTCCTCCGACAACAGGCTCACCTTGACGCGCGGATGCAGATGAAAGCGAATGGCGAACATCGTGTCGGCCGAGGCGCTTGAGGCGTTCTTCCGCGGGTCAAGGAGCTGGTCGACGCCATCCAGCCGCTGCCCGTCATTAGACAGCTTCAGAAGGCGCTGATGCAAGAGGCCGAAGCGATCGCGGTAACCGTCGTGTGCGCCGCGCAACGTCACCTGCTCGTTCCCGATGGAGATTTCGCTGCGCACGGCCTTGGGGTTGGAAAGCAGATAGATTTCGCGCGGCGGCTGCAGGAGCTGGCGTTTGATGAGCCGTGAGGAAGATGCGTCGTTAACGGTCAGCGTGGAATGCGCGGCGGTCGCGCGCGAGACGATATGCCACTCGCTCTCCTCGTCGCCCGGCGCGCCGCAGTTGACGACAATCTCGTTTTCGCCGGAGCTGAACTCGAAGGCGAGGCAGCCGGCACAGGCGCCTTCGCTGGCCGACAGCGGCGGCGGCTCGCCGACATCCGCAATCACCACGGTATCGCCCTTCGCCAGCCGCGCGTAGCCTGATCTCGTCGTCAGGTTTTCTGACGGCACCAGCGAGTCGTCATAGGCGAGGATGTTCGCGATTTCGTCGACGCGGGTGGCCGCCATGCCGTTAAATCGGGCCAGCGCGCCGTTCCCGAGCCGCATGAAGCGCAGCATCGGTACCATGCGCGAGATCGCCTCGTTCAGCGCGTCTGGCACGTCGAAGCCGCGGCTGACGAAGCACTGCCTCAGCGGCAGCAGATCAAGCAGCACGTCGATGATTGCGCCCGGATTGCGCGAAACGTGCCCGCCGTCGGCCAGGATCTGCCGGTCCAGCTCGGATGCCAGCGAGGGCGTGTACGATGACAGGTGCGATTCGAACTCGGCGATGCACAGTGTCGCGAGCGTCGAGGCGATCAGCGCGCGCAGCCGGGCAACGTTCTGACCTTCGTCGCGTCCGCTAAGAGAGAGCGCGTGAAGCTGACGGGTGAGCCCGGCCATGTAGGCGTCGTAGAAATCCGCATCCGCGCGCTCCAGCACAAAGCCGGCATGAGACAGCCAGGCGATCAGCCGGCGGGCCGCGATATCCGTCTCCCAGGTCAGATCAGGCGCGCGCGTGCCCAGGGCCAGCCAATCGCGGACCAAGGCACGGGCGCGTTCACGCGCGACATCGTCTTGCGCGGCATGGAGGTGCCGCAGCCATGAAAAGGCGTGCAGCTCGCGCAGCCACGGCTGCGAGGGTGGGCGCACGCGAAATGGCGACTCCGAACCAATGGGCGCCACGGCACCGGCGAGGCCGAAGTAGCCGTCATACATTTCCGCCGAAAGCGAAGGGTCCGCCGTGCGCAGGTCCTGCGGGATCAGCACGAACTGGTGGGCCGGAGGCGGACCGGCGATCCAGCGTAGCGGGGCTGAGCCGATCACGGTCTTCATGGCAGCGCGCCCCGCATGGGAGGCGGCCATCGCGGCCAGGCGCATTTTCTCGGTCACGTCGTTGGTGGCCATGGCGGCTGCGTTACCGGTGTTTGTCTTTCGCGCGGAGTATACCTTTCAACGCCTTCGCGGCGGAATAGAGACGCGCTGCAACTATTGATTATGCACCGCTCTTGCGCAACCGGGCGACGAAAAACCCGTCGATGCCGCTCATGGCCGGGTCTTCCGCCGGCAGTTGATGCGGCAGTGTGCGAAGGATGCCGGGCGAACGGGTCCATTCCGGGCGCGCGCCGAGCGGGGCCGGGTCGATTGGTTCGAGTGAGAGGTCGTCGCGCTGCGCAAGAAGCCGGTCGATCTGTCGGATCCCCTCTTCCGGTTCCAGCGAGCAAGTACAGTAGACCAGGACGCCGCCGCGCCGGAGCATCGTCACTGCGTTGTCGAGCAGACGCGTTTGCAGGTCGGCGAGCTTTTCCAGGTCGGCGGGGCGCTTCAGATGCGGGATGTCCGGGTGGCGGCGGATCGTGCCGGTCGCGGTGCAGGGCGCGTCGAGCAAAACAGCGTCGAAGGGCGCGTCTGGTCGCCACGTGGTCACATCGGCGGCGACTGTCTCGGCTGTCAGGCCCAGCCGCGCCATGTTCTCGCGCAGGCGCTCGAGCCGCTTGGTCGAC from Dichotomicrobium thermohalophilum carries:
- a CDS encoding MFS transporter, coding for MSSVAGGAAPAQTRAGPLGIGGWVLFDWAAQPFYTLITTFLFAPYFVDGFMTDPVAGQSLWGFVTAAAGVAVALLSPVLGAMADASGRLKPWIFGWSVVFIVSQAALWFAVPGEMGALPLIIAAIVAAILAAEFSTVLTNAMMPSLVGPRAQGRLSGFGWAAGYAGGLLALVIFAAFLLVRDGGDETMLGLAPVLPLDPQAGEGARFTGPFAAAWYLVFVLPLFLFTPDLRGSRRSLSAAARGGWREFAQTVRNVWQYKHVVRFLFARLLYTDGLTAIFSFGGIYAVSVFGWGSATLGLFGIVLAATAGIGAALGGVLDDRVGAKPVILAALLLLITGAVGALSIDRDSVLFVVPIPNGPELGGLASFAEQAYLGFAILIGLAAGPLQSASRSFMARIAPPDKSGEFFGLFAFSGKITAFAAPLLVAGVTALSDSQRIGIASIGVFLVAGFIAMLWVKPAPLSGGSGASR
- the purH gene encoding bifunctional phosphoribosylaminoimidazolecarboxamide formyltransferase/IMP cyclohydrolase, which encodes MPDTEPVIRRALISVSDKTGVVDFACELAGLRVELISTGGTASLLREENLIVHDISEVTGFPEIMDGRVKTLHPKVHGGLLGTRDNPQHAQAMDQHDIAPIDLLVVNLYPFAQTVAQGADFATCIENIDIGGPAMIRAAAKNHAHVTVVVDPADYPLVLDEMRQHGHVRAGTRRALAAKAYARTAAYDAAVSTWFADQLGETAPKWRSFSGELKQTLRYGENAHQKAAFYVGGTSPARPGVATARQVQGKELSYNNINDTDAAYELVAEFDPSASAAVAIIKHANPCGVALGDTLAEAYDKALMSDRVSAFGGIIAANRTLDAEAAAKMIEIFTEVIIAPDADPEALDIIAQKKNVRLLLAGGLPDPSAQGLHLRSVAGGLLVQTRDNGRIGRDDVRVVTRRAPTERELDDLIFAFRVCKHVKSNAIVYARDGATVGIGAGQMSRVDSARIAAHKAEESARAKRESGLDDEKPKPAEMPQGMVAASDAFFPFPDGLLETAKAGATAVIQPGGAQRDDEVIAAADEHDLAMVFTGMRHFRH
- a CDS encoding heparinase II/III family protein, whose product is MATNDVTEKMRLAAMAASHAGRAAMKTVIGSAPLRWIAGPPPAHQFVLIPQDLRTADPSLSAEMYDGYFGLAGAVAPIGSESPFRVRPPSQPWLRELHAFSWLRHLHAAQDDVARERARALVRDWLALGTRAPDLTWETDIAARRLIAWLSHAGFVLERADADFYDAYMAGLTRQLHALSLSGRDEGQNVARLRALIASTLATLCIAEFESHLSSYTPSLASELDRQILADGGHVSRNPGAIIDVLLDLLPLRQCFVSRGFDVPDALNEAISRMVPMLRFMRLGNGALARFNGMAATRVDEIANILAYDDSLVPSENLTTRSGYARLAKGDTVVIADVGEPPPLSASEGACAGCLAFEFSSGENEIVVNCGAPGDEESEWHIVSRATAAHSTLTVNDASSSRLIKRQLLQPPREIYLLSNPKAVRSEISIGNEQVTLRGAHDGYRDRFGLLHQRLLKLSNDGQRLDGVDQLLDPRKNASSASADTMFAIRFHLHPRVKVSLLSEERGAALMLPNGERWQFKANGATLEIEESIFLADPIFRRRCLQIVLTGPCYPPPNVEWSFQRTKSAPAKPSPFE